A single region of the Vicia villosa cultivar HV-30 ecotype Madison, WI linkage group LG4, Vvil1.0, whole genome shotgun sequence genome encodes:
- the LOC131596663 gene encoding L10-interacting MYB domain-containing protein-like isoform X2: MEHMEHEPSNQPKQERSRTRWTAFLDKIFADLVVKQIQLGNRQNDVFDKKTWNHIRDEFNKQAGLNFNNNQLRKHLDVLRTRFNNLKATNDQNNGFVIDDPLYIGFDQWEDIGTQPRNETVKGKDCPIYEQLCSIFTDSPADGKYAQSSHYEELDKTVGIDANGLTSCPEIGVSHYENPSSSKSVPGNISNVEKVTKNCLDRKRKRPNETQTTSLDQDTCNAMAEALLQMVSVSRLKAVVSSVSDDKFSITNCIKALDEIQGIDQHLYFSALDLFEDPNLREIFISLKSVKIRLAWLQGKCSKSSIR, translated from the exons ATGGAACATATGGAACATGAACCCAGTAATCAACCCAAGCAAGAGCGTTCGAGGACAAGATGGACAGCATTCCTTGACAAGATATTTGCAGACTTGGTTGTCAAGCAGATTCAACTTGGGAACAGACAAAACGATGTTTTTGACAAGAAAACGTGGAATCACATTCGTGATGAGTTTAATAAGCAAGCCGGCCTTAATTTCAACAATAATCAACTGAGAAAACATCTAGATGTTCTTCGAACACGCTTTAATAATTTGAAAGCTACTAATGATCAAAATAATGGCTTTGTAATAGATGATCCCCTTTACATCGGCTTTGATCAGTGGGAAGACATCGGG ACACAGCCTAGGAATGAGACAGTTAAGGGGAAAGATTGTCCGATATATGAGCAGCTCTGTTCAATATTCACAGACTCGCCCGCAGATGGGAAATACGCCCAATCTAGTCATTATGAAGAGTTAGATAAAACTGTCGGTATCGATGCTAATGGCTTGACTTCGTGTCCAGAAATTGGTGTCTCTCATTATGAGAATCCATCATCCTCAAAGTCCGTTCCAGGGAATATCTCAAATGTTGAGAAAGTGACAAAAAATTGTCTTGATAGGAAAAGGAAACGTCCTAATGAAACACAAACTACTAGTCTGGATCAAGACACATGCAATGCTATGGCAGAAGCCTTGTTACAAATGGTTTCAGTTTCAAGGTTAAAGGCAGTTGTTTCAAGTGTTAGTGATGATAAATTTTCCATAACAAATTGCATCAAGGCTCTGGATGAAATACAAGGCATTGATCAACATCTTTACTTTTCTGCACTGGATCTCTTTGAGGACCCCAATTTAAGAGAGATATTCATTTCGTTAAAAAGTGTCAAGATTAGGCTGGCATGGTTGCAAGGAAAATGCAGTAAAAGTTCCATCCGTTAG
- the LOC131596663 gene encoding L10-interacting MYB domain-containing protein-like isoform X1, with amino-acid sequence MEHMEHEPSNQPKQERSRTRWTAFLDKIFADLVVKQIQLGNRQNDVFDKKTWNHIRDEFNKQAGLNFNNNQLRKHLDVLRTRFNNLKATNDQNNGFVIDDPLYIGFDQWEDIGLPVQTQPRNETVKGKDCPIYEQLCSIFTDSPADGKYAQSSHYEELDKTVGIDANGLTSCPEIGVSHYENPSSSKSVPGNISNVEKVTKNCLDRKRKRPNETQTTSLDQDTCNAMAEALLQMVSVSRLKAVVSSVSDDKFSITNCIKALDEIQGIDQHLYFSALDLFEDPNLREIFISLKSVKIRLAWLQGKCSKSSIR; translated from the exons ATGGAACATATGGAACATGAACCCAGTAATCAACCCAAGCAAGAGCGTTCGAGGACAAGATGGACAGCATTCCTTGACAAGATATTTGCAGACTTGGTTGTCAAGCAGATTCAACTTGGGAACAGACAAAACGATGTTTTTGACAAGAAAACGTGGAATCACATTCGTGATGAGTTTAATAAGCAAGCCGGCCTTAATTTCAACAATAATCAACTGAGAAAACATCTAGATGTTCTTCGAACACGCTTTAATAATTTGAAAGCTACTAATGATCAAAATAATGGCTTTGTAATAGATGATCCCCTTTACATCGGCTTTGATCAGTGGGAAGACATCGGG CTTCCTGTGCAGACACAGCCTAGGAATGAGACAGTTAAGGGGAAAGATTGTCCGATATATGAGCAGCTCTGTTCAATATTCACAGACTCGCCCGCAGATGGGAAATACGCCCAATCTAGTCATTATGAAGAGTTAGATAAAACTGTCGGTATCGATGCTAATGGCTTGACTTCGTGTCCAGAAATTGGTGTCTCTCATTATGAGAATCCATCATCCTCAAAGTCCGTTCCAGGGAATATCTCAAATGTTGAGAAAGTGACAAAAAATTGTCTTGATAGGAAAAGGAAACGTCCTAATGAAACACAAACTACTAGTCTGGATCAAGACACATGCAATGCTATGGCAGAAGCCTTGTTACAAATGGTTTCAGTTTCAAGGTTAAAGGCAGTTGTTTCAAGTGTTAGTGATGATAAATTTTCCATAACAAATTGCATCAAGGCTCTGGATGAAATACAAGGCATTGATCAACATCTTTACTTTTCTGCACTGGATCTCTTTGAGGACCCCAATTTAAGAGAGATATTCATTTCGTTAAAAAGTGTCAAGATTAGGCTGGCATGGTTGCAAGGAAAATGCAGTAAAAGTTCCATCCGTTAG
- the LOC131596664 gene encoding protein SPA, chloroplastic, which yields MTLSLPHFRSSFLSSPLKSFSPTPSSRNIIIQPKPTFYPRIRALELDQNTVIAITVGVLSVAVGIGIPVFYETQIDNAAKRDNTQPCFPCNGSGAQKCRFCLGTGNVTVELGGAETEVSRCINCDGAGSLTCTTCQGSGIQPRYLDRREFKDDD from the exons ATGACTCTTTCTCTCCCTCACTTCCgttcctcttttctttcttcccCTCTTAAATCTTTCTCTCCCACTCCATCCTCTAGAAATATCATTATTCAACCAAAACCTACATTTTATCCACGTATTAGAGCTCTTGAACTTGATCAAAACACG GTTATAGCTATAACTGTTGGTGTTTTGAGTGTGGCTGTTGGAATTGGCATTCCAGTGTTCTATGAAACACAAATTGATAATGCA GCTAAGAGAGATAACACACAGCCATGCTTTCCATGCAATGGATCTGGAGCTC AGAAATGCAGATTTTGTTTGGGAACTGGCAATGTGACAGTTGAACTTGGTGGAGCTGAGACGGAGGTTTCTCGTTGTATAAACTGTGATGGTGCTGGTTCACTGACATGCACAACTTGTCAAGGTTCAGGAATTCAACCTCGATACCTTGACCGTAG AGAGTTCAAGGATGATGACTGA
- the LOC131594210 gene encoding probable pre-mRNA-splicing factor ATP-dependent RNA helicase DEAH5: MGYRQDSSLALGLKDDIGSTRTEPRGLKFDIGSTCRPIKRMSSPEIWEAKQLIASGVLSVSEYPTYDDEGDGVMYQEEGAEEELEIEMNDDEPAFLQGKSRYSMDMSPVKIFKNPEGSLGRAAALQSALIKERREVREQQQRTMLHSIPKDLNRPWEDPMPASGERCLAQELRGVGLSAYDMPQWKKDAYGKTITFGQRSKLSIQEQRQSLPIYKLRKQLIQAVLDNQVLVVIGETGSGKTTQVTQYLAEAGYTTKGKIGCTQPRRVAAMSVAKRVAEEFGCRLGEEVGYAIRFEDCTGPDTLIKYMTDGMLLREILVDENLSQYSVIMLDEAHERTIHTDVLFGLLKQLVKRRPELRLIVTSATLDAEKFSGYFFNCNIFTIPGRTFPVEKLYTKQPESDYLEASLITVLQIHCTQPEGDILLFLTGQEEIDFACQALYERMKGLGKNVPELIILPVYSALPSEIQSRIFDPAPPGKRKVVVATNIAEASLTIDGIFYVIDPGFSKQNVYNPKLGLDSLVITPISQASAKQRAGRAGRTGPGKCYRLYTESAYRNEMSPTSVPEIQRTNLGMTTLSMKAMGINDLLSFDFMDPPSPQALISSMEQLYSLGALDEEGLLTKLGRKMAEFPMDPPLSKMLLASVDLGCSDEILTIIAMIQTGNIFYRPREKQAQADQRKARFFQPEGDHLTLLAVYESWKNKNFSGPWCFENFVQSRSLRRAQDVRKQLVTIMDRYKLDIVSAGKDLSKIRKAISAGFFFHAARKDPQEGYRTLVGNQPVYIHPSSALFQRQPDWVIYHELVMTTKEYMREVTVIDPKWLVELAPRFFKVADPTKMSKRKRQERIEPLYDRYHEPNSWRLSKRRA, encoded by the coding sequence ATGGGTTATAGACAAGATTCAAGTTTGGCACTAGGTTTGAAGGATGACATTGGTTCTACACGAACAGAACCACGAGGTTTGAAGTTTGATATTGGTTCTACGTGCAGGCCGATCAAGAGAATGAGCTCTCCTGAGATATGGGAAGCAAAACAGTTGATTGCTTCTGGGGTTTTGAGTGTTTCAGAGTATCCCACTTATGATGATGAGGGAGATGGAGTTATGTACCAAGAGGAAGGCGCTGAGGAAGAACTTGAGATTGAGATGAATGACGATGAACCCGCCTTCTTGCAAGGGAAGAGCAGGTACTCAATGGATATGTCTCCTGTCAAGATCTTTAAGAATCCAGAAGGTTCTCTCGGTCGTGCTGCTGCGCTCCAATCTGCGCTTATAAAGGAGCGTAGGGAAGTAAGAGAACAGCAACAGCGTACCATGCTACATTCTATTCCAAAGGATCTCAATCGTCCTTGGGAGGACCCTATGCCAGCCTCCGGTGAAAGGTGTCTTGCCCAAGAGTTGAGGGGTGTTGGCTTATCCGCCTACGATATGCCACAATGGAAGAAAGATGCCTATGGAAAAACCATTACTTTTGGCCAAAGGTCAAAGCTTTCTATTCAGGAACAGAGGCAGAGTTTGCCAATTTACAAGTTGAGGAAACAATTGATTCAGGCTGTTCTAGATAATCAGGTCTTGGTTGTGATTGGTGAAACTGGTTCTGGGAAGACTACTCAGGTAACACAGTATCTTGCTGAAGCAGGTTACACCACCAAAGGTAAAATTGGATGTACTCAACCACGTAGAGTGGCTGCAATGTCTGTTGCAAAGAGAGTTGCAGAAGAGTTTGGGTGTAGATTAGGAGAGGAAGTTGGTTATGCCATTCGGTTTGAGGATTGCACCGGACCTGATACTCTAATCAAGTACATGACTGATGGTATGCTTCTTAGGGAAATTTTGGTTGATGAGAATCTGTCACAGTATAGTGTTATAATGCTTGATGAAGCCCATGAGAGAACTATTCATACTGATGTTCTTTTCGGATTGCTCAAGCAGCTGGTGAAACGGAGACCTGAGTTGCGATTGATTGTCACATCTGCTACTCTTGATGCTGAGAAATTTTCAGGATATTTCTTTAACTGTAACATCTTTACAATTCCTGGGAGGACTTTTCCTGTAGAAAAACTTTATACCAAACAGCCAGAAAGCGACTACTTGGAAGCGTCTTTGATCACTGTTCTGCAGATCCACTGCACACAACCTGAAGGAGACATTCTTCTCTTCTTAACTGGTCAGGAGGAGATTGATTTTGCCTGTCAGGCTCTCTACGAGAGGATGAAAGGATTAGGTAAGAATGTCCCAGAGCTGATCATTTTACCTGTTTATAGTGCCCTTCCTAGTGAAATACAGTCTAGGATATTCGATCCCGCTCCTCCTGGGAAAAGGAAAGTTGTTGTGGCTACAAACATTGCTGAAGCTTCCTTGACTATTGATGGGATATTTTATGTTATTGATCCGGGGTTCTCTAAGCAAAATGTGTATAACCCAAAGCTAGGTCTTGATTCCTTGGTGATAACTCCAATATCACAAGCCTCAGCCAAACAAAGAGCTGGACGTGCAGGGCGTACTGGACCTGGAAAGTGTTATCGCCTCTATACTGAGAGTGCATATAGAAATGAGATGTCGCCTACTTCTGTTCCTGAGATTCAAAGAACAAATCTGGGCATGACTACTCTTAGCATGAAAGCCATGGGCATAAATGATCTTCTTTCATTTGATTTTATGGATCCTCCATCACCCCAAGCACTTATTTCCTCCATGGAGCAGTTATACAGCCTTGGAGCATTGGATGAAGAGGGTCTTCTAACCAAATTGGGGAGGAAAATGGCTGAATTTCCTATGGATCCACCACTGTCCAAGATGCTACTTGCCAGCGTAGACCTTGGATGCAGTGATGAGATTTTGACCATAATTGCCATGATCCAGACTGGTAATATTTTTTACAGGCCCAGGGAGAAACAAGCCCAAGCAGATCAGAGAAAAGCAAGATTTTTTCAGCCAGAAGGTGATCATCTTACTCTACTTGCTGTTTATGAATCCTGGAAAAATAAAAACTTCTCTGGTCCTTGGTGTTTTGAGAATTTTGTTCAATCACGATCGTTGAGAAGAGCCCAGGATGTAAGGAAGCAACTTGTCACCATCATGGATAGGTACAAGTTGGACATTGTGAGTGCTGGAAAAGACTTGAGCAAAATCAGGAAGGCAATCAGCGCAGGGTTCTTTTTTCATGCAGCTAGAAAGGACCCACAGGAAGGTTACAGAACACTGGTTGGGAATCAGCCTGTATATATCCATCCAAGTTCAGCTTTGTTCCAGAGGCAGCCAGACTGGGTCATATACCATGAGCTTGTAATGACGACTAAGGAATATATGCGAGAGGTCACTGTCATAGACCCCAAGTGGCTTGTTGAATTGGCTCCAAGATTCTTTAAAGTAGCAGATCCTACAAAGATGAGCAAACGGAAGCGTCAAGAGCGTATTGAACCTCTTTATGATAGATACCACGAGCCAAATTCATGGCGTTTGAGTAAACGCCGTGCATGA